The genomic window TCCCCGATTTCAGTCTTTTTAAATCCAAACCTAAATCCTGAGCAATGTTTCCGATCCTCGACCCTTTCTCCATTTCCTCGGGAATAGAATAAGTGATCTGGCCGCTCGCGCAGTAAgaacaaaagaggaagaaaagcagGACCGTGTGCCACCACGCCATTGAGGCTATTTCCCTGCCTTTGATGGCAATAATTTGTATCATATATAGTAAtccctttcttttttcaagATTCAGTATCCACAAAGTcgctaaaataaaatataattcctTTCGTGACTGCACAACACGAAGGTTTTTCTGTCAATGCGGCGAGAAACCAAAGGACGGCcttattttctcatttctggTGCAACGCGAGGATATGGGAGGATTTGAGGCTTTGAACCACGACACAAGAGCTGTGCTGTTAAACAGCGGCCCTTTGAGTCAATACAATGTATTACAGATATTTTCCGAATATTATTTCTTAGACTGTAAAATCATGGCACATTATTTTAGTTACATGACCAATTCCAATAAGAAAATTAATTCCGaaacatatgtttatatatgaatGGTATTTTTGATGGTTGGCTGAAACAAATATATAGCGCAGACTTTTAAAAaactacacataaaaaaaatttcttacAAACTTTTCACCAATTTTCTGCTCACGTTATTCGTCACGAGTCAACTAAATGCACGTAGTACATAATCAgtccaaaataaatgtaacattactaaaacatatataaaatattttttcagaatttattttgttatagaaaataatacactaatatttatttgtttattctttccGGTTGGAAACAATTGTCTTTGAGCGTGTGCATTTTTTACTCTAAAGCGTTTCATTAAATTTGTTAACTGACAGCAAGTATTTCAACAGTTTTTATATGGCATTTATcattaaaaatttaataaaaaataatgaatgaataaataatgtaattaaaaaataataaaataaagaaataaataaacaaacaaacaaataaataacgcAAACCTCAGCCTCAAAGAGAGGCAGCACATGACAGGACTAAACAGGACGAAAATCACGCACATTGTTGAAAATaccttataaataaacatttgtttattgatATGTTTTTATACGGAGAGGCGTGGTTTTAATATTTCCAAACCCGtagatataattaaataatcgTTTAAGAAAATGCTTAAACGTACTTCTAAGGTTTTATATCTTATACTCTTATAGTTTGAAAAAAAACGTTTTCCTGAAACAttgtacaaatacatttaataaactaTATTCAATCTCATTTCCTTACCACTTCCGGTGACTCTAGGTCCTGCTGGAATTCTTTTTCTCTCATCGCGCGCTGCAtagtttctgtaaaactgcgGTCCATGACTAAAACACTCTGTCCTCCGAGTGTAGAATATTTACAGTCACTCTTCCTCGAGTCAGTCGTCATACAAGCATCATAATTATACATGTGCGGCAGAGTTCCAGTTACTCCTGTATCTGTGTAACCGGGTGGATAGTACGGAATAACTGGGAGATTGGACTGATAGAAGATGCGCGATTGTCTCCACCTGTAGATCTTTACTGAGATTATAACTACTACAGTCGtgatgaaaaggaaagaaacagcagctaatgctaacactaaATAAAAGGTGAGGTCATCATTATATTGGTTGTGTTGCGTAAAGTCTGTGAACTCTGAGAGCACTTCAGGGAAAGTGTCCGCTACAGCTACATTGATGTTAACTACAGCTGAGCGAGACGGCTGTCCGTTATCCTCCACAACTACAGTGAGCTTTTGTTTCACGGCATCTTTATCTGTGACCTGACGCACAGTTCGTATCTCTCCATTCTGCGCTCCCACTTCAAACAGCGCCCTGTCTGTGGCTTTCTGGAGTTTGTAGGAGAGCCAGGCGTTCTGTCCAGAGTCCACATCAACAGCCACCACTTTAGTGACCAGATAACCCACATCTGCTGAACGAGGCACAATCTCAGCCACCAGAGAGCCACCGGTCTGTACTGGGTAGAGGACCTGAGGAGCGTTGTCGTTCTGATCTTGAACGTTGATTGTCACTGTGACTTCAGAACTTAAAGGAGGCGAACCTCCGTCTCGGGCTGTCACGTTAAAGCTGAAACTTTTCATTTGCTCGTAATCATAGGATTTGACTGCATGTATAACCCCGCTCTCTGAATTCACTGAGACAAAAGAACTCACTGGGTTGCCTTGTTTATGATTATCCCCAAGAAAATAAGAAAGTCGCGCATTTGGACCCCAATCAGCATCGCTCGCTTTTACCGTGAGCACAGCCACACCCGGAGAGTTGTTTTCAATAACGGATGTTTTATATTCTTCAGAACTGAATACGGGTGGGTTATCATTCACGTCGGAAATCTTTACATTTAGAGTTTTGTTACTGTATCGTGCAGGACTTCCTTGATCGGACACCAGAATGGTGATGTTGTATTCAGCAATGTTTTCTCGATCGAGAGTTTCATCAGTAATTATTACATAGTAATCAGAAAGCGACGATTCTATTTTAAACGGCacgttttcatttattttacacttcacGAGTCCATTTTGACCGGAATCTACATCTTCTACATTAATAACAGCCACGGTTGTTCCGACTGGAGAATTCTCTGCAACGACATTTGAAAACGACATGAGCTGTATGGAGGGAGCATTATCATTTTCATCAATAACTTCAATAATCACTTTACACTTATCTGCCAGGCCTCCTTTATcaattgcattaatatttaattgataAATTCTTTCACTCTCGTAGTCTAAGCCTTGTAAAATTGTAATCGCGCCTGTTTCCACGTTTATGTCAAAAACGTTCCTGGCTTTTTCACTTGCTTGAGCAATAGAATATGAGACCAGACCATTTATTCCTTCATCAGCATCAGTTGCACTTACTGCAGTTACGACTGTACCAGATGGAGAATTTTCTCTAACTTCCGCTTTATAAACGGATTGTTTACAGACCGGGGCGTTATCATTCGCATCtaaaacagaaatatgaatTTGCATTGAACCTGATTTTTTAGGAGATCCTCCGTCATATGCAGTCAGAACTAATTTTAGCTCATCTCTTTCTTCTCGGTCAAGCTCACGGTCTAATAGCATTTCGACATATTTTTGCCCATCGGCTTGATTATGTATTTCAAGCTTGAAATTATCGCTTTTACTGAGAGAATAGCTTTCAATACCATTTACACCTACGTCCAAATCTACAGCGCTGTCTAATGGGAAGCGAGTCCCAGATGCTGTGTTCTCGCTGATTTGTAAATTGACGGTACCTTTAGGAAATTTTGGTGCATTGTCATTTATATCCTGAACCTCCACAGTGACCCGATGCAGTTCTATGGGGTTTTCCATGATCAGATCAAAGCTGAAGCTGCAGGGCGTTGTTTGCTTGCAGAGCTCCTCTCGGTCTATCCTCTCCTTCACTACGAGGGTGCCTTTGTCTCTGCTCAGTTCGACATATTGCCGGCCGCCCTTTGTTACAACCCGAGCTTTTCCAGTAATAAGTCTACTTATCTCTATTCCCAAATCGTTTGCGATATTGCCTACAAATGATCTCTCTGGAGTCTCCTCCGCGATTGAATATCGCGCTTGACAAAAGCCGAAGTCCATCCCgtacacacagaaaataaaaaacacggTCTGCCATTTTAGCTGAGTTGTAGACATCCGACGAGCACACGAGCGCACATAAACCATACTGATAGTGACGTTATACTCTGATCATTCTTAACACACAAATCTCCAAATTGAAATCATCATGTAACCAAAAATAGCAGAATCTGACGCAGTTTGCTTTTACCGGAGCAGCAAAAAGAAATCGTTCATCCCTCATTAATTAAACCGTCAGTAGGAGGATTCTGGGTGGTTTTCAGACTCATTCTACACGAAACTTATCCAATAGCGGCCCTTAGAGTGCAAATGCTGAAAATGCTCTtcaagtttttatttgtatagcgctttttacaatggacattgtcacaaagcagctttacagaacataagcatagaacaaaagataaacataaggagtagtataaagaattaatataatagaattcaagatatatatagttcacagtgtgtatgtatgtatgtatgtatgtatgtatgtatgctcTTGTATGGAACAGCCACAGGCCCATGTCCCGTAAACTCAATCCCAAATAATCAAAACGCAGACAGATAAACGTGTCATAGCTTGATTTGACATATTAGTCTTTATATCTGAAGGAGCTACAATAAACCACAACAAAGAACATTTTCATAACATTCTAATAGAAAAAACAATGAAACCATGCACACACCAACGAGGATACACTGAAAATTTGCTgaaagatttataaatatattttttctttaattttatcaCCTCGCACTGATGTATCAGCAATGTTAAAGAACTACATATCTGTTGTGTGTAGAAGATTATCTCAGAGAGCACAATGGACATGAGTGAGACTGGAGCTCATTCAGCACCATAGAGATGAACAGCGCTAGACgaagatttaaacattttacttgCCCGCAAAACGAGAAATTCCGTTAATCATGTTAGTTAAAGACCCTCACGCGCATAACAAGTAAATATCATAATGACAAGACTATTATGTAATAGCATTAGACAGTTTCTCCTatttaatttcctctttttCCAATTTTGACTGCATTCGATTGTCTTTGTTCTAAAATGCTTAGATATAAACTGtgtatgtaatatttaaaatctaaaaacattttcttgctATTTCATAGCATATTTCATATGAACGTTAACATGCTATGGATAAAAAGGTTACTTCCTTACCACCTCCGGTGATTCTAGGTCCTGATGGaattgtttttctctcatcGCGCGCTGCAtagtttctgtaaaactgcgGTCCATGACTAAAACACTCTGTCCTCCGAGTGTAGAATATTTACAGTCACTCTTCCTCGAGTCAGTCGTCATACAAGCATCATAATTATACATGTGCGGCAGAGTTCCAGTAACTCCTGTGTCTGTGTAACCGGGTGGATAGTACGGAATAACTGGGAGATTGGACTGATAGAAGATGCGCGATTGTCTCCACCTGTAGATCTTTACTGAGATTATAACTACTACAGTCGtgatgaaaaggaaagaaacagcagctaatgctaacactaaATAAAAGGTGAGGTCATCATTATATTGTTTTTGGCGCGTAAGGTCTGTGAACTCTGAGAGCACTTCAGGGAACGTGTCCGCTACAGCTACGTTGATGTTAACTACAGCTGAGCGAGACGGCTGTCCGTTATCCTCCACAACTACAGTGAGCTTTTGTTTCACGGCATCTTTATCGGTGACCTGACGCACAGTTCGTATCTCTCCATTCTGCGCTCCCACTTCAAACAGCGCCCTGTCTGTGGCTTTCTGGAGTTTGTAGGAGAGCCAGGCGTTCTGTCCAGAGTCCACATCAACAGCCACAACTTTAGTGACCAGATAACCCACATCTGCTGAACGTGGCACAATCTCAGCCACCACAGAGCCGCCTGTCTGTACTGGGTAGAGGACCTGAGGAGCATTGTCGTTCTGATCTTGGACTACAAGTTTTACTGTCACGTTACTACTGAGTGGAGGGGAGCCTCCATCCTGCGCTCTGATGCGGAAATGGAAGTCCTTTAACTGCTCGTAGTCTAAAGAGCGCACGGCGTTAATGACTCCACTATCAGCACTCACTGACACATACGATGACACAGGAAGTCCATTGACGGTGCTCTCTTCTAAAATATAAGACACTCGAGCATTCTGGTTGTAGTCGGCATCACTGGCCTTTACTGTGAATATAGAGAGACCTGGTGTGTTGTTCTCCACCACATAGGCCTCGTAATTATTTCTCTCAAAAACAGGTGCGTTGTCATTAACATCTGATATGTGTAAACGGAGAGAAGTGCTGCTGGACAGTGAGGGAACTCCTTCATCAGAGCAAGTCACAGTGATGTTATactcagcttctctctctctatctaattCATCCTCTGTGAGGAGAGTAAAGAAATAGTTTGATGGTGAATTTATAGTAAAGGGAATATTATCATTAATCATGCAGTGAACCTGTCCATTTGCTCCTGAATCTGGATCATTTACTTTCAACATGGCAACCACAGTATGGGGCTTAGCCTCCTCTAATACAGAACTAGACATAGAAAGAACATCAATAATtg from Tachysurus vachellii isolate PV-2020 chromosome 20, HZAU_Pvac_v1, whole genome shotgun sequence includes these protein-coding regions:
- the LOC132862894 gene encoding protocadherin beta-16-like isoform X31, with the protein product MVYVRSCARRMSTTQLKWQTVFFIFCVYGMDFGFCQARYSIAEETPERSFVGNIANDLGIEISRLITGKARVVTKGGRQYVELSRDKGTLVVKERIDREELCKQTTPCSFSFDLIMENPIELHRVTVEVQDINDNAPKFPKGTVNLQISENTASGTRFPLDSAVDLDVGVNGIESYSLSKSDNFKLEIHNQADGQKYVEMLLDRELDREERDELKLVLTAYDGGSPKKSGSMQIHISVLDANDNAPVCKQSVYKAEVRENSPSGTVVTAVSATDADEGINGLVSYSIAQASEKARNVFDINVETGAITILQGLDYESERIYQLNINAIDKGGLADKCKVIIEVIDENDNAPSIQLMSFSNVVAENSPVGTTVAVINVEDVDSGQNGLVKCKINENVPFKIESSLSDYYVIITDETLDRENIAEYNITILVSDQGSPARYSNKTLNVKISDVNDNPPVFSSEEYKTSVIENNSPGVAVLTVKASDADWGPNARLSYFLGDNHKQGNPVSSFVSVNSESGVIHAVKSYDYEQMKSFSFNVTARDGGSPPLSSEVTVTINVQDQNDNAPQVLYPVQTGGSLVAEIVPRSADVGYLVTKVVAVDVDSGQNAWLSYKLQKATDRALFEVGAQNGEIRTVRQVTDKDAVKQKLTVVVEDNGQPSRSAVVNINVAVADTFPEVLSEFTDFTQHNQYNDDLTFYLVLALAAVSFLFITTVVVIISVKIYRWRQSRIFYQSNLPVIPYYPPGYTDTGVTGTLPHMYNYDACMTTDSRKSDCKYSTLGGQSVLVMDRSFTETMQRAMREKEFQQDLESPEVQKPPNNDWRLPPNQRPGPSGAGPRPEEAGAGAVVGTGPWPNPPTEAEQLQALMAAANEVSEATATLGPRYNAQYVADYRQNVYIPGSTATLTANPQQQMPQQALPPPQAPPQAAPAVDVPKAAPTPASKKKVTKKDKK
- the LOC132862908 gene encoding protocadherin gamma-A8-like — protein: MAWWHTVLLFFLFCSDCASGQITYSVPEEMEKGSRIGNIAQDLGLGLKRLKSGKSRIFSSDSAAYVELNKENGLLLIKEKIDRESLCAKITPCALHLQMILENPMELYSVTVEITDINDNAPNFQNNELRFEISESAMIGARFVLGEAVDPDVGINGLQRYSLKPTDNFVLDKQGDVTKNVEMVLQKPLDREKQATIDLTLTAYDGGEPQLSGTMYIHITVVDVNDNAPIFNQKVYKASISENAIKGTKLITVSASDADEGSNSHVTYVISDAMDRSVASSFLVNQKSGDVTLNGQIDYEKSNIYQLVIQARDTGGLSDTCKVIIDVLDINDNKPIIDVLSMSSSVLEEAKPHTVVAMLKVNDPDSGANGQVHCMINDNIPFTINSPSNYFFTLLTEDELDREREAEYNITVTCSDEGVPSLSSSTSLRLHISDVNDNAPVFERNNYEAYVVENNTPGLSIFTVKASDADYNQNARVSYILEESTVNGLPVSSYVSVSADSGVINAVRSLDYEQLKDFHFRIRAQDGGSPPLSSNVTVKLVVQDQNDNAPQVLYPVQTGGSVVAEIVPRSADVGYLVTKVVAVDVDSGQNAWLSYKLQKATDRALFEVGAQNGEIRTVRQVTDKDAVKQKLTVVVEDNGQPSRSAVVNINVAVADTFPEVLSEFTDLTRQKQYNDDLTFYLVLALAAVSFLFITTVVVIISVKIYRWRQSRIFYQSNLPVIPYYPPGYTDTGVTGTLPHMYNYDACMTTDSRKSDCKYSTLGGQSVLVMDRSFTETMQRAMREKQFHQDLESPEVVRK
- the LOC132862894 gene encoding protocadherin beta-16-like isoform X8, with protein sequence MVYVRSCARRMSTTQLKWQTVFFIFCVYGMDFGFCQARYSIAEETPERSFVGNIANDLGIEISRLITGKARVVTKGGRQYVELSRDKGTLVVKERIDREELCKQTTPCSFSFDLIMENPIELHRVTVEVQDINDNAPKFPKGTVNLQISENTASGTRFPLDSAVDLDVGVNGIESYSLSKSDNFKLEIHNQADGQKYVEMLLDRELDREERDELKLVLTAYDGGSPKKSGSMQIHISVLDANDNAPVCKQSVYKAEVRENSPSGTVVTAVSATDADEGINGLVSYSIAQASEKARNVFDINVETGAITILQGLDYESERIYQLNINAIDKGGLADKCKVIIEVIDENDNAPSIQLMSFSNVVAENSPVGTTVAVINVEDVDSGQNGLVKCKINENVPFKIESSLSDYYVIITDETLDRENIAEYNITILVSDQGSPARYSNKTLNVKISDVNDNPPVFSSEEYKTSVIENNSPGVAVLTVKASDADWGPNARLSYFLGDNHKQGNPVSSFVSVNSESGVIHAVKSYDYEQMKSFSFNVTARDGGSPPLSSEVTVTINVQDQNDNAPQVLYPVQTGGSLVAEIVPRSADVGYLVTKVVAVDVDSGQNAWLSYKLQKATDRALFEVGAQNGEIRTVRQVTDKDAVKQKLTVVVEDNGQPSRSAVVNINVAVADTFPEVLSEFTDFTQHNQYNDDLTFYLVLALAAVSFLFITTVVVIISVKIYRWRQSRIFYQSNLPVIPYYPPGYTDTGVTGTLPHMYNYDACMTTDSRKSDCKYSTLGGQSVLVMDRSFTETMQRAMREKEFQQDLESPEVQKPPNNDWRLPPNQRPGPSGQHRFHTLQQRWAPYEKSRAGPRPEEAGAGAVVGTGPWPNPPTEAEQLQALMAAANEVSEATATLGPRYNAQYVADYRQNVYIPGSTATLTANPQQQMPQQALPPPQAPPQAAPAVDVPKAAPTPASKKKVTKKDKK